TTGCACTCCACGGAGATATGCACGATGCGTCGGGGATGCAAAGGAAAAGGATTTTCCATAGATTTGATAAGCAAAGGCCCAATGAATTCCCTCTAGCCCATCGTTATTCTGATTTGTTAACAGTAATTTGAACCAAATGGATCAAACCACCAAGAACTATCCCATTGCCAGTCTTGAGAAAACAACCAGCTTGGAACTATTGTATaaaatgaacgattttttgggaaacATAATTTTTCttggggatcatggttttattttgggtaaagacattaaaggtaaatctaggtcaccccttatctagatatttatattaatacctaaattaccctcctgattaattttgggtgatgattagctagtgttaataatagttagtgtaatgattagtgagatgattaagttaaagataattagtgagattaaaaaatcagatgagttttttttttaaataagtagaattattgagagagtaaagtaagagaagatgaagaaggaaaacatgaaaaacgatggattttaccaaccacaatcggaggaagggtatttgggtacccaggtatgcttcaaacttagataatgttggttgaattgctccaaactttcaaaaaaatgaaattttttatgtaaatttgggccagttcggttaaccatatgtcaacaacatgtaaccgaacacatctggaagtgtagttcggttaccatgtgtcaagaacatgtaaccgaacacacctgaaagtgtagttcggttatgttttccaaacacgcaggttaccgaactcgctcgttaatgaaggttttggtcgtacagtgcaatgttcggttacctaggataaaatggtaggtaaccgaactttgaacttgacaatttatttgagtacatcttgtgtgttcggttagttcgcaaacttcaacgcaaccaagttcccaaccgaacttcaggttaaaagtaacctagtgttagaagttcggttggttcgcaaacttcaacatattttgcgaatctaccgaactgggcttataggtagagttcggtaacaaagaaaacttaataattttgcgaacaaaccgaacttatggacttctattgttctaatacaaggagttcggttaaaagtattttttttgcgaatcaaccgtaCTTTAtgttcggttaagaaaataataatttgtgataaccgaactttttactgaaaaaaactccattaaacctctctgcaacttccattttcaacttattttgatgattagttctcatttattcaaccaaaaacgaatgacaagtaatgggtttgtgagaatatctttgttaatgttttatattaagctatatatatagtggtggtggtaatcggtggttgttggtggtgataattggaggaggtggtggtggtaatcggcggtggtgggcggtggtggtaatcagtggttgttggtggtggtaattggcggtggtcggtggtgattggtggtggtggtggtaatcggtggttgttggtggtggtggtaattggcggtgatgggaggtggtggtgagaggaggtggtggttatatatatatatatagagaggtggttattgtgttggttttaaattaaattaggttaagggtaggttagtcatttcaatgttctaggacaccccttataactataggaaaAGTGGCcttaataagaccatggtcccaaaaaaaaacaaccatGGTCACTAAAAAATCATTCTATACAATGGAGAAACAGATCTTCATATGTAATTAGTGTGAAACTGTTGGGCTTTCTAACAAAACAAATTTCTTGCTTGGAAATGAAGTCTTACAAATAATGTGTAGTGGAGTGCCAACCACTCTGAAAAGTAGTTCATGTGGAGGAAAAGTACTGAAGATTTATAAACCTAATATTTTTATCAACTTTTTAATCCCATGCGTCCTCCTCTCATTAGACAAAATTATCGAAgaaacttatcaatcaaacataaTCATTTACCAACTTAACTCTTTTTTACTTTTTACCAAATAACTCAAGTGTATCTTCAAACCACTCGAGAAATCACCCGGGAGCAACATTTTTTACCCGACCAGTAATTCGCATCTAGCACTACTGAACACTGCATGCCATGCATGATGCTCGTTTGTGGAGAAATTGTGAATCTGTAATCTCAAATCTCTCTCAACAAGTAAAAaactatatatttttattttttgaattttcataGTTTCAAATTTAAACTTTGATAATTCAGCATCTCTCAGTTgtcttttttgttgtttttactcATCACATCCTCATccaaaaatgatattttcgaaccCCAAAATTTATTATTATGCTTTTATATTGAAGCATATTATGTGATAATGACATAATAGTATGTATATctttacacatatatatatatatatatatatatatatatgccctCATCACTTTTTAATCAATACTTCCGTAacgacttcttcttcttcttctatttctatttcttcttcttggttTTGTTTATCAAACTCCAACCTAAGAAGTTTCATCAAGTAAAAAAAATGGGTGATGCTTTTAACGACGACGAGTGCGATTATCTCTTCAAAGCTGTTCTTATAGGTGATTCAGGCGTTGGAAAATCGAACCTTCTCTCAAGATTTTCTCGTAATGAATTTCGTCTCGATTCTAAACCAACCATCGGTGTTGAATTTGCTTATAGAAATATAAGAGTTGGGGATAAGCTCATCAAAGCTCAAATATGGGATACTGCTGGACAAGAACGGTAAGCTCATATAATCTTTTCTTTCTTCATAACCCGTATCTATTCTCTTCGATCAATTTTAAGTTTTACCAAACATCTGGTTTTAAATAGTTATCTTCTgattgatatgttttcttttatgaTCATGCTGATTTAGATTTTCATGTGTTTGAAAATTCGATTGATTCAGTAAAAATATCCTTACAAAGTAAAACTAGAAAGTAACAACCATTTTGTCAATCTGTTTGACTCCGTCTTGACTTGTTTATTTACTTTTAATCTCTAAATTTAAATTTATCGGTGGTACGAAAAATATGTGGATGCACGGAGAGAATAAATTCATGATCCAAGTTTTTAGTATTGATTTTCTGAAGTACATTTGAAAGGGAAAAAAGATGGAATATGCTATATGCGGCTTGATAGGCTTTTTTGTTACGGAATTTGTCAAGCTTACGAGTTGCCAATGCTTTTGCCTATTGCCGATGACAGAAGAACCATCAAGTCTTTCTGAATCATAAAAATTTAAAACCCATGAATTAAACTAGCTGCTGAACTGAACATGTTTAGACGATTACGACCAAACTAGTTCGGTTACTCACCTTTTTGAGCGTGGCGTTTCAAAATCAAGTACCTAAAACAGTTAAAAGACAGATATAAAGTGTAGGTCAATCAATAACGGTAAAACAGGCTAATCAATACCAGGTGAAACATAATGCTTTAGGTAGGAAATTATTTGGATCCATCATTAAAAAGTTTAAATCCAAAGAAAATTGTTTAATTTTTAAGTAATGTACCCACGGGACCTTTTACTTTTCATTCTTTTTGGCATTTCTAAGATTCCTATGtctaatgttggtttgttttacaGATTCCGGGCAATCACAAGCTCTTACTATAGAGGAGCACTTGGTGCCATGTTAGTTTACGACTTAACACGTAGAGCTACGTTTGATAACCTGCGAAAATGGCTGGATGAGCTACGACGATTCGCTAACACGGATATGGTGATTGTACTTGTGGGTAACAAATCCGATTTGGTTGAtaaaagagaagttgaagaagaagaaggaagaaatcttGCAGAAAAGGAAGGACTTTGTTTCATGGAAACATCTGCTCTAGAGAATGTGAATGTCGAAGAAGCTTACCTTCAAATGGTTACTAAGATTTTTGAAATCACTAGTCATAAAAGTGTCCACGAGAAAATCGATACTGACCGTGAATTAACCAAAATCGGTGCTGGAAAGGCTATTGTGAATATGGATGAAGTGTCAGCTACCATTAAGCAAAGTAGGTGCTGTTAATTTTGTGTTCTGATTGCTGTATATAATTTTTTTGTCACTGTTTTTGCATTTTACTAAAGATTTGTTATAAGTGAAGATTTTGATTATTACTGGTGAGTTAAGGGCAACGGCTTAATTTTACTTCAAATCAACTTCTTCGGCATAAAACTCACGAATTTCATATTTGGATTTTAACTTGCCATGAATTGTTGTAATGGGCAACATTGCAAACATGACATAcattaggggtgtcaacgggtccgggtcctcccgggtatcactagacccggactcTACTTATAAATGTCGGATCCGGGTCTTAACGgctccgggtccggttcctacacttgtggacccagaaccggacccgtttaaatacccgggtacccgccgGTCTCGGATACCTAttgggtcttaagaaaactattaaaaaaacctcaaaaacttaatatttgtctcattttggcttggatttaaataatttttataaaatttattattatttcttattaatgtactaaataaagattagatATAAGAgaaaatttaaaacgagtaaaatatcaaagccaaaactagcaaaaacatgaataaaaatatgaataaacgggtacctgacgggtattacccgtttggacccgtttagattcgggtccaatcggataATTACCCGTCAGGTCCTAAGTTGTTAATGGGTCAAACTTttggtaatgggtacccattgacagccctaattaACATACATACaagccaaacaaaaaaaaacccaaaaacaagATTTCAGCCCCATGAGCATGGCCTTACAAAACACAAAGGAGAGAAGACAACAACCATGTTGTTGTTGGTATCACCACTCATTTATATCTCCTTGTTTAAAGAAAATGAACACAAGGGTCAAAATCTAAGAAGTCAACATCCATTTTCTGAAGAAACGTGAGGGATTTCAGATCATAGTCAATATGCCTCTTCAAATTTCCGCAGCGTTTGATTGTCAACTCCCGCAGAGAAGTCCATGATTGTAAATCCGGTAGGCATTACACATGGGCAACCTGTTATATCCAATGAGCGGAGAGAGCTGCTTGTGTAGTCGAATTCAGGTCCAGGTAGCAGAAAACCTTGAAAATTAAAGCAGTTCCAGAACTGCAGAGACTGGAGACGACTATGGTTTGGAAGTACGTGCAGTGAGAACAATATAAGCTCTGGAGAATTATTTATGGTTATCTTTGTGAGAGATGACAGACCTGTTCCTGCTTCGCTGTTTACCAACATTTGGTGTACCATCTTGGTGCTTGCGCCAGATAAAGCCA
This genomic stretch from Papaver somniferum cultivar HN1 chromosome 5, ASM357369v1, whole genome shotgun sequence harbors:
- the LOC113282102 gene encoding ras-related protein RABA6a-like, whose product is MGDAFNDDECDYLFKAVLIGDSGVGKSNLLSRFSRNEFRLDSKPTIGVEFAYRNIRVGDKLIKAQIWDTAGQERFRAITSSYYRGALGAMLVYDLTRRATFDNLRKWLDELRRFANTDMVIVLVGNKSDLVDKREVEEEEGRNLAEKEGLCFMETSALENVNVEEAYLQMVTKIFEITSHKSVHEKIDTDRELTKIGAGKAIVNMDEVSATIKQSRCC